One Longimicrobiales bacterium genomic region harbors:
- a CDS encoding immunoglobulin-like domain-containing protein, which produces MRTLLASALVLVVGCASGQWGSSVDGIRLQARVNPADPGTMILTLENGSSQSVGYNLCSSSIERMDGTSWTRVEEDRACTMELRMLEPGGTDQFTVSLPPGAEPGEYRYTTSVNRDDTGDALTVSSNTFRIGG; this is translated from the coding sequence ATGCGAACACTCCTGGCATCCGCCCTCGTGCTCGTCGTCGGCTGTGCATCCGGCCAGTGGGGCAGCTCCGTAGACGGAATCCGGCTGCAGGCGCGCGTCAACCCCGCGGATCCCGGTACCATGATCCTGACCCTGGAGAACGGCTCGAGCCAGTCGGTGGGTTACAACCTCTGCAGCAGCAGCATCGAACGCATGGACGGCACATCCTGGACGCGCGTCGAGGAGGACCGCGCATGCACCATGGAGCTGCGCATGCTCGAGCCCGGCGGCACGGACCAGTTCACCGTTTCGCTTCCCCCCGGCGCCGAGCCCGGTGAGTACCGCTACACGACCAGCGTGAACCGCGACGACACCGGCGACGCACTCACCGTGTCGAGCAACACGTTCCGCATCGGCGGCTGA